From the genome of Pseudalkalibacillus berkeleyi, one region includes:
- the cmpA gene encoding cortex morphogenetic protein CmpA — MPYWFKKQLRNAYFNKDRYQIKLLNQCWFFYRKKHCS, encoded by the coding sequence ATGCCTTACTGGTTTAAAAAGCAGTTAAGGAATGCTTATTTCAATAAAGACCGTTATCAAATCAAATTACTTAACCAATGTTGGTTTTTCTACAGAAAAAAACACTGCTCTTAG
- a CDS encoding SprT family protein, giving the protein MEQSELQQLVEEISLQSFNRSFTHNARFNQRLKTTGGRYLLKSHDLEFNPKQLEVHGIEEFKKIIKHELCHYHLHILNRGYRHRDQDFKQLLEAVGGSRYCQIIPGQRRQESIKYLYRCKACGIEYRRKRRVDTNKYACGKCSGKLILK; this is encoded by the coding sequence ATGGAGCAAAGCGAGCTGCAACAACTAGTAGAAGAAATATCATTACAGTCGTTTAATCGGTCATTTACCCATAACGCACGATTTAACCAGCGCCTTAAAACAACAGGTGGTCGATATCTCCTAAAAAGTCATGACCTAGAATTCAATCCAAAACAGTTAGAGGTTCATGGGATAGAGGAGTTCAAAAAAATTATTAAGCACGAGCTGTGCCATTATCATCTACATATCTTAAATAGAGGATATCGTCATCGGGATCAAGATTTTAAGCAACTATTAGAAGCGGTTGGCGGGAGTAGATACTGCCAGATCATCCCTGGTCAACGTAGGCAGGAATCCATTAAATACTTATACCGTTGCAAGGCTTGTGGTATAGAGTATCGGAGAAAACGCAGAGTAGATACGAATAAGTATGCTTGTGGTAAATGTAGTGGTAAATTAATTCTTAAATAG